One Acidimicrobiales bacterium genomic window, GGCGTTGACGGGGGCCCCTCCAGATGACGAAAGGTCGGGAGATGATCGATACATTCCCCGAGCGAACACCCTCCGATGCCGACCGTGGCGCGCTCGACGCCTACTCCGAGGTCGTCACCCGCGTTGCGGCAGAGCTCACGCCACGGGTCGCCGCCGTCCAGATGTCCCGCCAGCGCCGTGACGGTCGTGTCGAGGCCAGCGGAGGTTCGGCTGTGGTCTTCACCGACGACGGCTTCCTGCTGACTAACGCGCACGTCGTGGGAGGCAACAGCTCCGGCACCGCGGCCTTCGGCGATGGGACGACGTCGTCGTTCCATGTGGTCGGCGTCGACCCGTTCTCAGATCTCGCTGTCATCCGCGCCGACGGTTCGACCCCGACTCCGGCCAAGCTCGGAAACGCCTCTGACCTGCGCGTCGGACAGCTCGTCGTCGCGGTCGGCAACCCGCTGGGTCTTGCGGGCAGCGTCACCGCCGGAGTGATCAGCGCCCTTGGACGTTCCTTGCCCACCCAGTCCGGCGGCACCGTGCGCATCATCGACGATGTCATCCAGACCGATGCCGCCCTCAACCCCGGGAACTCCGGGGGCGCGCTCGCCATTTCGTCGGGCGAGGTTATCGGCATCAACACCGCGGTCGCTGGAATCGGGCTCGGGCTTGCCGTCCCCATCAACGACACCATGCAGCGGATCATCATGTCGCTCCTCGCTGACGGCCGGGTCCGACGCGCCTACCTCGGCCTCGGCGGCACACCGACGTTGCTCCCGCCGGCATTGGCGGAGCGCACACAACAGCCGACCGGGTTCCGGATCACTGAGCTTGTTCCCGGCGGACCGGCCGCCCGCGCCGGCATTCGCGAAGGAGACCTCCTGCTCACGGCCGGGGGCCAGCCGATCACGAATGCCCAGGCCTTGCAGGGTCTCATGCTCGCCGACGCGATCGGGCGGCAGCTAGCTATCACCGTCATCCGCAACGGCGCCCTCGTTGACGTCCTCGCCACCCCAGTCGAGCTCGTCTCCGAGCCTGCGAGACCGTGACGCGCACCGAGTGGGAGCACTGAGGAGGCCGGTGGCATCGCGAGCGAACTGCGCGCTCTGCGTCCCGTTAACATCTCGATCCCGAGGGGTACACACCGGTGACCACCAGCCAACACATCAAGATCACCACTCGGTTCGGCGACAAGTCGACCGCCGATGAGGTCAGCGAGGGTGTGGACCTCACCGGCCTGCGGGCCATCGTGACCGGCGGCGCTTCAGGTATCGGATTTGAGACGACACGAACTCTCGCTCGCCTGGGCGCAGAGGTAACCGTCGCGGTTCGCAACGTTGCCGCAGCCGAAGAGACGATCGCTGAGCTGCGCTCCGCTACCGATCGCGCCATCCACGTCGCTCCTCTAGAGCTAACCGACGCGGCCTCCATAGCCGCGTTCGCCGACGCGTGGGACGGTCCGTTGCATCTGCTGGTCAACAATGCGGGAGTCATGGCCATTCAAGAACGGACACTGTCTCCCGATGGCTGGGAGGCCCAGCTCGCCACCAACTATCTCGGCCACTTCCGTCTCACATTTCGCCTCCACGAGGCCTTGGCTAGGGCCCAGGGAGCGCGGATCGTTGCTCTGAGCTCCACTGCGCACCTGTTCAGCCCTGTCGTCTTCGACGACATGGACTTCCGATTCCGCCCTTACGATCCCATACAGGCGTACGCGCAGTCCAAGACTGCTGTGAACTTGTTCGCCCTGGAAGCGACCCGACGGTGGGTCGGTGATGGGATCACGGTCAACGCAGTCAACCCTGGGGCGATCGCGACCCCGCTCCAACGACACATCGGCGGCAGGCTGGCCACACCTGTCGAGATGCGGAAGAGTCCCCAGCAGGGTGCCTCTACCACCCTGCTGGTTGCTACATCCCCTGCTCTCGATGGCCTCGGGGGCCGGTACTTCTCCGACAACCAAGAAGCGACAGTGGTCGACTTCAGGCCCACCAACCTGGCCGACCTCGCTGCCTCCGTCGCCAAGTACTCCCTCGACGCCGACAACGCCGAGCGGCTGTGGAACAACAGTCTTCCGATGATCATCTGAGACCGCGTCCAAAACCAACCTGCCTCGGGCGAACGACTCAGGTGCTGCGCTTGTCGTGGGACGCCCGGAATACCTTCGGGCCCGCTGCGACGGACGTACCTACTTCTGTGACCGAAAGAACACGGAGAGACGGCTTCCATGGCATGGCGCGGCCAACGGAACCAACTCGGGGGATGGTCTCGCCCGCTCTGCGGTCACTGGCTCGGTGACGGCACCTCGCCCGGCTTGGGCCGGCAGGACCGCTGGGACCGGCTTCGGTTCCGGAGACGGCTGTTCTGGCCGACCCCGTAGCAACAGCCCAGCCGTGACCGCCGCAGCCAGCAGCAACACCGCGCCGACGACGAATCCCCACACCCAGGAGCTGGTGGTGGCGGCGGCCAAGGTCGCCGGAGTCGGATGGCGGGGACGCACGGCGGAGAAGCGGGCGGCTGCTACGGCGGTAAGGAGGCCGATGCCGAGCGATCCACCGACCTGTTGGCTGGCGTTGAGCAATGCGGAGGCAACACCGGTGTCCTCGCGGGGGACGCCGGCCACCGCCAACGACGTCATGCTCACGAAGGCGGCCCCGTTGCCGCCACCGATCAGGAGGAGGGACGGCAGGATGTCGAGATACCCGGTGGTGGGTGAGATCCGCACCAAGAGGGCAAGTCCGGTCGCGGCCATGAGGAAGCCGGTGACCAGGATGCGACGGGCCCCCACCCGAGCGAGGATCCTCGAGCCGATCGTGGCGCTGGAGATGCTCGTGGCGGTGACGGCCAGGTAGCCGAGCCCGGTCCTCACCGCCGAGTAGTGCAGCACCTGTTGCATG contains:
- a CDS encoding SDR family NAD(P)-dependent oxidoreductase, producing the protein MTTSQHIKITTRFGDKSTADEVSEGVDLTGLRAIVTGGASGIGFETTRTLARLGAEVTVAVRNVAAAEETIAELRSATDRAIHVAPLELTDAASIAAFADAWDGPLHLLVNNAGVMAIQERTLSPDGWEAQLATNYLGHFRLTFRLHEALARAQGARIVALSSTAHLFSPVVFDDMDFRFRPYDPIQAYAQSKTAVNLFALEATRRWVGDGITVNAVNPGAIATPLQRHIGGRLATPVEMRKSPQQGASTTLLVATSPALDGLGGRYFSDNQEATVVDFRPTNLADLAASVAKYSLDADNAERLWNNSLPMII
- a CDS encoding trypsin-like peptidase domain-containing protein, producing MIDTFPERTPSDADRGALDAYSEVVTRVAAELTPRVAAVQMSRQRRDGRVEASGGSAVVFTDDGFLLTNAHVVGGNSSGTAAFGDGTTSSFHVVGVDPFSDLAVIRADGSTPTPAKLGNASDLRVGQLVVAVGNPLGLAGSVTAGVISALGRSLPTQSGGTVRIIDDVIQTDAALNPGNSGGALAISSGEVIGINTAVAGIGLGLAVPINDTMQRIIMSLLADGRVRRAYLGLGGTPTLLPPALAERTQQPTGFRITELVPGGPAARAGIREGDLLLTAGGQPITNAQALQGLMLADAIGRQLAITVIRNGALVDVLATPVELVSEPARP